In Macrobrachium nipponense isolate FS-2020 chromosome 30, ASM1510439v2, whole genome shotgun sequence, a genomic segment contains:
- the LOC135202356 gene encoding ionotropic receptor 93a-like, producing the protein MRLSNVLEVATDLLLSQRDLRYCLVIVAEPSDQVSSSERDRLWLRRIFNRRGIPLIASGPGSESTNGTALQQGKISVGCAVRVMFASDNWQSGNSIIPNQILGNSRLHVLFLDVQPKQSGSGRIHELLTSQKLKKVHHALLLTTTIKASGEVAMYGRCLHCATRKTGIQYLDSWTPQKGFLRRVDISRELFSNFHGHVFETVTMDFAPFIDYTRTIDEPGGVTIPKDSMDVRILKEAARLLNFSYIMREPKDNQWGYLLENGSWTGTVGTIQRAEADFSMMLSVTWERTYAVTFTRAYYVEPMSFVMRKPGPLPQWQAPIKPFTWETWIYLVVVTIFSGPVLWVIFRLTPARHFLEEEKAKKPKGKAMRSGIAIEEQDLSFGELCLYMIAPLLGQPSPFLLRSSSGKTFCCLWWWFCFLATTLYRGNLIAGLTVPGVSPTLDTLEELADSNIKWGMLNTYGSDYQLFRASTVPVYMKLFQKMHFNGERDSMELVLRGGYAFISWKTYFRNIIVRDYSDKNRETKIRIAREEFFPGGFGWSFPKGSAYTESFDRLFQRIIEAGLIKQWMKDLISLSASGATASTSTSSSSSIIEVEEKGLQAFTVYHLQGTFYLMVGGYSLAGLLLISEIFFGNKE; encoded by the exons ATGCGACTTTCCAATGTCCTCGAAGTAGCCACTGACCTGTTACTAAGTCAGAGAGATCTCCGTTACTGCCTTGTCATTGTGGCAGAGCCTAGCGACCAGGTGTCTTCGAGCGAGAGGGATCGGCTTTGGCTCCGGCGTATTTTTAATAGAAGAGGTATTCCGCTTATCGCGTCTGGCCCTGGAAGTGAGTCCACTAATGGGACAG CATTACAACAAGGAAAGATCTCAGTTGGGTGCGCCGTGAGGGTCATGTTTGCAAGCGATAATTGGCAATCTGGCAACTCGATCATCCCTAACCAAATCCTCGGAAATTCTCGGCTCCACGTCCTGTTCTTGGATGTTCAACCAAAACAGTCAG GCAGCGGCAGAATTCATGAACTGCTAACGtctcaaaaactgaaaaaagttcaCCATGCTCTCTTGCTGACAACAACAATTAAGGCCTCAG GTGAGGTTGCCATGTACGGTAGATGTCTCCACTGTGCAACGAGGAAGACGGGAATACAGTACCTAGATTCCTGGACTCCCCAGAAAGGATTCCTGAGACGAGTGGACATCTCACGCGAACTGTTCAG CAATTTCCACGGCCATGTCTTCGAGACGGTTACGATGGACTTTGCCCCTTTCATCGACTACACACGAACTATCGATGAACCTGGCGGAGTAACAATCCCAAAGGACTCCATGGACGTTCGCATCCTGAAGGAGGCGGCGAGGCTGCTCAACTTCTCTTATATCATGCGTGAGCCTAAGGATAATCAGTGGGG ATACCTCCTCGAAAACGGTTCCTGGACCGGCACCGTGGGTACCATTCAGCGCGCCGAGGCCGATTTCTCCATGATGCTGTCCGTGACTTGGGAACGAACTTACGCTGTCACTTTCACGAGGGCGTATTACGTGGAACCAATGTCATTCGTCATGAGAAAGCCGGGGCCTCTGCCACAGTGGCAAGCCCCTATCAAGCCCTTTACAT GGGAGACATGGATCTACCTGGTTGTGGTGACTATTTTCTCCGGACCAGTGTTGTGGGTCATCTTCAGACTAACGCCGGCAAGACACTtcctggaggaggagaaggcaaaAAAGCCCAAAGGCAAGGCTATGAGGTCTGGGATCGCCATAGAAGAGCAGGATTTAAGTTTTGGCGAACTCTGCTTGTATATGATAGCTCCATTGCTGGGTCAACCTTCTCCGTTTTTACTAAG GTCCTCCAGCGGCAAAACCTTTTGCTGCTTGTGGTGGTGGTTCTGCTTTCTGGCGACGACCCTGTACAGAGGGAATCTTATCGCCGGTCTCACCGTCCCAGGAGTCAGCCCAACTTTGGATACGCTCGAGGAATTGGCTGATAGCAATATTAAGTGGGGGATGCTGAACACTTACGGATCAGATTACCAGCTCTTCAGAGCATCAACT GTTCCAGTATACATGAAGCTATTTCAGAAGATGCACTTCAACGGCGAACGCGATTCAATGGAACTGGTCCTGCGCGGCGGATACGCGTTCATATCCTGGAAAACCTACTTCAGAAACATTATAGTGAGGGATTACTCCGACAAGAATAGGGAGACGAAG ATTCGAATCGCTCGCGAAGAATTCTTTCCCGGTGGTTTTGGGTGGTCCTTCCCGAAGGGATCCGCTTACACGGAGAGTTTCGACCGCCTCTTCCAGCGCATCATCGAGGCCGGTCTGATCAAGCAGTGGATGAAGGACCTGATTAGCCTCTCGGCCTCGGGAGCCACTGCGTCTACGtcgacttcctcctcctccagcatCATCGAGGTGGAAGAGAAGGGCCTTCAGGCTTTCACAGTTTACCACCTGCAGGGTACCTTCTACTTGATGGTGGGAGGCTATTCCCTCGCCGGGCTCCTTTTGATTTCAGAGATATTCTTCGGAAACAAAGAATGA